From the genome of Pelomonas sp. SE-A7, one region includes:
- the fba gene encoding class II fructose-bisphosphate aldolase (catalyzes the reversible aldol condensation of dihydroxyacetonephosphate and glyceraldehyde 3-phosphate in the Calvin cycle, glycolysis, and/or gluconeogenesis) — MPLVSMRQLLDHAAEQGYGIPAFNVNNLEQVQAVMAAADEVNAPVILQASAGARKYAGESFIKHLIQAAVEAYPHIPLVMHQDHGTSPKVCEGAINLGFGSVMMDGSLMDDGKTPASFEYNVDVTRRVVEMAHKVGVTVEGELGCLGNLETGDAGEEDGIGAVGKLDHSQMLTDPEEAATFVKATQLDALAIAIGTSHGAYKFSRKPTGDILAISRVKEIHKRIPNTHLVMHGSSSVPQELLAIINQYGGKMKETFGVPVEEIQEAIKHGVRKINIDTDIRLAMTGAVRKFLFENPDKFDAREWLKPAREAAKQVCKQRYMEFGCEGQAGKIQGRSLTDIAAAYARGELAQLVQ, encoded by the coding sequence ATGCCACTCGTGTCAATGCGCCAGCTGCTGGACCATGCAGCCGAACAGGGCTACGGCATTCCGGCCTTCAACGTCAACAACCTCGAGCAGGTCCAGGCCGTGATGGCCGCCGCCGACGAGGTCAATGCGCCGGTGATCCTCCAGGCCTCGGCCGGCGCCCGCAAATACGCTGGCGAGAGCTTCATCAAGCACCTGATCCAGGCCGCCGTCGAGGCCTATCCCCACATCCCGCTGGTGATGCACCAGGACCATGGCACCAGCCCCAAGGTCTGCGAAGGCGCGATCAACCTGGGCTTCGGCTCGGTGATGATGGACGGCTCGCTGATGGACGACGGCAAGACGCCGGCCTCCTTCGAATACAACGTGGACGTGACCCGCCGCGTGGTCGAGATGGCCCACAAGGTCGGCGTGACGGTCGAGGGCGAGCTGGGCTGCCTGGGCAACCTGGAAACCGGCGACGCCGGTGAGGAAGACGGCATAGGCGCTGTCGGCAAGCTGGACCACAGCCAGATGCTGACCGACCCGGAAGAGGCTGCCACCTTCGTCAAGGCCACGCAGCTGGATGCGCTGGCCATCGCCATCGGCACCAGCCATGGCGCCTACAAGTTCTCGCGCAAGCCCACGGGTGACATCCTGGCGATCAGCCGCGTCAAGGAAATCCACAAGCGCATTCCCAACACCCACCTGGTGATGCACGGTTCGTCCAGCGTGCCGCAGGAGCTGCTGGCCATCATCAACCAGTACGGCGGCAAGATGAAGGAAACCTTCGGCGTGCCGGTCGAGGAAATCCAGGAAGCCATCAAGCATGGCGTGCGCAAGATCAACATCGACACCGACATTCGCCTGGCCATGACCGGCGCGGTGCGCAAGTTCCTGTTCGAGAACCCGGACAAGTTCGACGCCCGCGAATGGCTGAAGCCGGCGCGCGAGGCGGCCAAGCAGGTCTGCAAGCAGCGCTACATGGAATTCGGCTGCGAAGGCCAGGCCGGCAAGATCCAGGGCCGCAGCCTGACGGACATCGCTGCCGCCTATGCACGCGGCGAGCTGGCCCAGCTGGTCCAGTAA
- a CDS encoding transporter substrate-binding domain-containing protein produces MPAQADEPPSPAARHPDERRRKLLACLAAASLGSARAWAPQPVPVAIGENSSRPFVEPLLKLIGESAGISWQLQSAPWARVLALAERGQSLAFGMARTTEREKLYAFSQPVFDNHVWMLIRRDQALDFRSLDDLRDRTVCISRGTSYGGRFDAIKGKQVRVEYVDGDLGARLRMLIAGRCDMTLGSHRSPDPWLIERRARQLSGLGAAIAVLPVPLAVEPVHFGVGHGSPLEALLPRIDQAVKRQRVAIRALVDSEL; encoded by the coding sequence ATGCCCGCGCAAGCCGATGAGCCCCCATCTCCGGCTGCCCGTCACCCCGACGAGCGCCGCCGCAAGCTGCTGGCCTGCCTTGCGGCGGCAAGCCTCGGTTCCGCGCGGGCCTGGGCACCGCAGCCTGTGCCGGTGGCCATTGGCGAGAACAGTTCGCGACCCTTTGTCGAACCCCTGCTCAAGCTGATTGGCGAGTCGGCCGGCATCAGCTGGCAGCTGCAGTCCGCGCCCTGGGCGCGCGTGTTGGCGCTGGCCGAGCGCGGCCAGTCGCTGGCCTTCGGCATGGCCCGCACGACCGAGCGCGAAAAGCTCTATGCGTTCAGCCAGCCGGTGTTCGACAACCATGTCTGGATGCTGATCAGGCGCGATCAGGCTCTGGATTTCCGCAGCCTCGACGACCTGCGCGACCGCACCGTCTGCATTTCACGCGGCACCAGCTACGGTGGGCGCTTCGACGCGATCAAGGGCAAGCAGGTGAGGGTCGAGTATGTCGACGGCGATCTCGGTGCCCGGCTGCGCATGCTGATCGCCGGTCGCTGCGACATGACGCTGGGTTCGCACCGCAGCCCCGATCCCTGGCTGATAGAGCGCCGTGCCCGCCAGCTGTCCGGCCTGGGCGCGGCCATTGCCGTGCTGCCGGTACCGCTGGCCGTCGAGCCGGTGCATTTCGGAGTGGGTCATGGCTCGCCGCTGGAGGCCTTGCTGCCGCGGATAGACCAGGCCGTGAAGCGCCAGCGTGTGGCCATCCGTGCCCTGGTCGACTCGGAGCTGTGA
- the purE gene encoding 5-(carboxyamino)imidazole ribonucleotide mutase, which translates to MQQSASPLVGVVMGSSSDWETMKHAADILSEFGVPFEAKVVSAHRMPDEMFRYAEAAGQRGLRAIIAGAGGAAHLPGMLAAKTPVPVLGVPVASRHLQGVDSLHSIVQMPKGIPVATFAIGTAGAGNAALFAVAMLAAHDEKLREQLAAYRQRQTQHAEAMSKDLI; encoded by the coding sequence ATGCAGCAAAGCGCCTCCCCCTTGGTCGGCGTGGTGATGGGCTCCAGCAGTGACTGGGAGACCATGAAGCACGCGGCCGACATTCTCTCCGAGTTCGGCGTGCCCTTCGAGGCCAAGGTCGTGTCGGCCCACCGCATGCCGGACGAGATGTTCCGCTATGCCGAAGCCGCTGGGCAGCGGGGTCTCAGGGCCATCATCGCCGGGGCTGGCGGCGCCGCCCATCTGCCGGGCATGCTGGCCGCCAAGACGCCGGTGCCGGTGCTGGGCGTGCCGGTGGCCAGCCGCCATCTGCAGGGCGTCGATTCCCTGCATTCCATAGTCCAGATGCCCAAGGGCATTCCGGTGGCCACTTTCGCCATCGGCACGGCCGGCGCCGGCAACGCCGCCCTGTTTGCCGTGGCCATGCTGGCCGCCCATGACGAGAAGCTGCGCGAGCAGTTGGCGGCCTACCGCCAGCGCCAGACCCAGCACGCCGAGGCCATGAGCAAGGACCTGATCTGA
- a CDS encoding tetratricopeptide repeat protein, producing MIDITLENFEAELLAASMQQPVLLDIWAPWCGPCKSLGPILEKLEVAYAGRFKLAKLNSDEQPEIAGQLSQAFGVRSIPFCVMFAGGQPVDGFVGAIPEGQIREFLDKHVPPEGEADEAEEAIDALPPADEGEDPVARLVQQLQARPEDEALRFDLVRALLEQDRVAEARATFTPVAAKAADTITPHARFAALGHWLAAAEAHPIASDAQAAIAANKRDFEARFALAQSRFAERRFTDAMDELLEIIMRDKAWNGELARKTYVAILELLTKPQPKAQAASESKGTLEIAGKAAVTGSDPLIDQYRRKLSMALF from the coding sequence ATGATCGATATCACGCTGGAAAATTTCGAAGCCGAGCTGCTCGCCGCCTCCATGCAGCAGCCGGTGCTGCTGGACATCTGGGCGCCGTGGTGCGGCCCCTGCAAGTCGCTGGGACCCATCCTGGAAAAGCTGGAAGTCGCCTACGCCGGCCGCTTCAAGCTGGCCAAGCTCAACAGTGACGAGCAGCCCGAGATTGCCGGCCAGCTAAGCCAGGCCTTCGGTGTGCGCTCCATCCCCTTCTGCGTGATGTTCGCCGGTGGCCAGCCGGTGGACGGCTTCGTCGGCGCGATCCCCGAAGGCCAGATCCGCGAGTTCCTGGACAAGCATGTGCCACCGGAGGGCGAGGCCGACGAGGCTGAAGAAGCCATCGATGCATTACCGCCGGCCGACGAGGGCGAGGACCCGGTCGCCCGCCTGGTCCAGCAGCTGCAGGCCAGGCCGGAGGACGAGGCCCTGCGTTTCGACCTGGTCCGTGCCCTGCTGGAACAGGACCGCGTGGCCGAGGCCCGAGCCACCTTCACGCCGGTTGCCGCCAAGGCCGCCGACACCATCACCCCGCATGCCCGCTTCGCCGCCCTGGGCCATTGGCTGGCCGCCGCCGAGGCCCATCCGATTGCCTCCGATGCGCAGGCCGCCATCGCCGCCAACAAGCGCGATTTCGAGGCCCGCTTCGCGCTGGCGCAATCGCGTTTCGCCGAGCGCCGCTTCACCGACGCGATGGATGAGCTGCTGGAAATCATCATGCGCGACAAGGCCTGGAACGGCGAGCTGGCGCGCAAGACCTATGTGGCCATCCTGGAGCTGCTGACCAAGCCCCAGCCAAAGGCTCAGGCCGCGAGCGAGTCCAAGGGCACGCTGGAGATCGCCGGCAAGGCCGCCGTGACCGGCAGCGACCCGCTGATCGACCAGTACCGCCGCAAGCTCAGCATGGCGCTGTTCTGA
- a CDS encoding NADP-dependent malic enzyme, whose protein sequence is MTQPLSPAEAALREAALEYHRSPTRGKIAVTPTKALSNQRDLSLAYSPGVAYPCLDIEKDPALAADFTSRGNLVGVITNGTAVLGLGDIGPLAAKPVMEGKGCLFKKFAGIDVFDIELAERDPDKLVEIIAAMEPTLGGVNLEDIKAPECFYIEKKLKERMNIPVFHDDQHGTAIISAAALLNGLELVGKDIAKVKLVASGAGAAAIACLDVMVGLGVKREHIFVVDSKGVIREGRGDKLDESKQRYCQVTDAKTLADVVQGADVFLGCSAAGVLTAEMVKAMGPQPIILALANPEPEIRPELAKAVRPDCIIATGRSDYPNQVNNVLCFPYIFRGALDCGATKITEEMKLACVREIAALAKAETSDEVAAAYAGQELAFGPDYLIPKPFDARLILRIAPAVARAAAESGVATRPIADLEAYRQSLERFVYQTGMFMRPVFAAAKAHPARVIYAEGEDERVLRAVQVSLDEGLCKPTLIGRPEVIEMRIQRAGLRLKLGEDVAVIDPENDSRFRRYWEAYHRAMGRRGFTPEMAKAAVRRSNTTIGALAIKLGDADAMICGMVGRFDSHLEHVQDLIGLREDAHCFATMNAVMLEKQTLFLTDTFVNDSPDAEQLAEIAAMAADEVARFGLPPKLAFVSHSMFGSSKRPSAVKMRKAHELFAAARPEIECDGEMHGDAALSESVRSAFLPDSKLSGSANLLVLPTLDSANILFNVLKISSGNGVTVGPILLGAAAPVHILTPSATVRRIVNMTALAVADVRANKS, encoded by the coding sequence ATGACCCAGCCCTTGTCGCCGGCCGAGGCCGCCTTGCGTGAAGCTGCGCTCGAATACCACCGCAGCCCGACGCGCGGCAAGATCGCCGTCACGCCGACCAAGGCCTTGTCCAACCAGCGCGACCTGTCGCTGGCCTATTCGCCCGGCGTCGCGTACCCCTGCCTCGACATCGAGAAAGACCCGGCCCTCGCCGCCGACTTCACCTCGCGCGGCAACCTGGTCGGCGTGATCACCAACGGCACGGCCGTGCTGGGCCTGGGCGACATCGGCCCGCTGGCCGCCAAGCCGGTGATGGAAGGCAAGGGCTGCTTGTTCAAGAAGTTCGCCGGCATCGACGTGTTCGACATCGAGCTGGCCGAGCGCGACCCGGACAAGCTGGTCGAGATCATCGCGGCCATGGAGCCCACGCTCGGTGGCGTGAACCTTGAGGACATCAAGGCGCCCGAATGCTTCTACATCGAGAAGAAGCTGAAGGAGCGGATGAACATCCCGGTCTTCCACGACGACCAGCACGGCACGGCCATCATCAGCGCCGCCGCCTTGCTGAACGGCCTGGAGCTGGTGGGCAAGGACATCGCCAAGGTCAAGCTCGTGGCCTCGGGCGCCGGCGCTGCGGCCATTGCATGCCTGGACGTGATGGTGGGCCTGGGCGTCAAGCGCGAGCACATCTTCGTCGTCGACTCCAAGGGCGTGATACGCGAGGGTCGCGGCGACAAGCTCGATGAGAGCAAGCAGCGCTACTGCCAGGTCACGGACGCCAAGACGCTGGCCGATGTGGTGCAGGGTGCCGACGTCTTCCTCGGCTGCTCGGCCGCCGGCGTGCTGACCGCCGAGATGGTTAAGGCGATGGGCCCGCAGCCCATCATCCTGGCGCTGGCCAACCCCGAGCCCGAGATCCGCCCCGAGCTGGCCAAGGCCGTGCGGCCGGACTGCATCATCGCCACCGGCCGTTCGGACTACCCGAACCAGGTCAACAACGTCCTGTGCTTCCCCTACATCTTCCGCGGCGCGCTGGACTGCGGCGCGACCAAGATCACTGAAGAGATGAAGCTGGCCTGCGTGCGCGAGATCGCCGCCCTGGCCAAGGCCGAGACCAGTGACGAGGTGGCGGCAGCCTATGCCGGCCAGGAGCTGGCCTTCGGCCCCGACTACCTGATCCCCAAGCCCTTCGATGCCCGCCTGATCCTGCGCATCGCGCCGGCCGTGGCCAGGGCCGCCGCCGAGTCGGGCGTGGCCACGCGGCCCATCGCCGACCTGGAGGCCTACCGCCAGTCGCTGGAGCGCTTCGTCTACCAGACCGGCATGTTCATGCGCCCGGTGTTCGCCGCTGCCAAGGCTCATCCGGCCCGCGTGATCTATGCCGAAGGCGAGGACGAACGGGTGCTGCGCGCTGTGCAGGTGTCGCTGGACGAAGGCTTGTGCAAGCCCACGCTGATCGGCCGTCCCGAGGTCATTGAGATGCGCATCCAGCGCGCCGGCCTGCGCCTGAAGCTGGGCGAGGACGTGGCCGTGATCGACCCCGAGAACGACAGCCGCTTCCGCCGGTACTGGGAGGCCTACCACCGCGCCATGGGCCGGCGTGGCTTCACGCCCGAGATGGCCAAGGCGGCCGTGCGCCGCTCCAACACGACGATTGGCGCACTGGCTATCAAGCTGGGCGATGCCGACGCCATGATCTGCGGCATGGTCGGTCGCTTCGACTCCCACCTGGAGCATGTGCAGGACCTGATAGGCCTGCGCGAGGACGCCCACTGCTTCGCCACCATGAACGCGGTGATGCTGGAGAAGCAGACGCTTTTCCTGACCGACACCTTCGTCAACGACAGCCCGGACGCCGAGCAGCTGGCCGAGATCGCCGCGATGGCAGCCGACGAGGTGGCGCGCTTCGGCCTGCCGCCCAAGCTGGCCTTCGTCTCGCATTCGATGTTCGGCTCCAGCAAGCGGCCGTCGGCGGTCAAGATGCGCAAGGCCCATGAGCTGTTCGCGGCCGCCCGGCCCGAGATCGAATGCGATGGCGAGATGCATGGCGACGCGGCCCTGTCCGAAAGCGTGCGCAGCGCCTTCCTGCCGGACAGCAAGCTCAGTGGCTCGGCCAATCTGCTGGTCCTGCCCACGCTGGACTCGGCCAACATCCTCTTCAATGTCTTGAAGATCAGCTCGGGCAACGGCGTGACCGTGGGCCCCATCCTGCTGGGCGCGGCCGCACCGGTCCACATCCTGACGCCTTCGGCCACCGTGCGACGTATCGTCAACATGACGGCGCTGGCCGTTGCCGACGTGCGTGCGAACAAGAGTTGA
- a CDS encoding transporter substrate-binding domain-containing protein, with protein MSMRRRQALIAALAPVAAAAGAAEPQRPLPVAVAPSLTPEFVQKLLKLVAEGGGFEWQVQVVPWARALQLAELGQAIAFGVARNSHREAVFEFSETVYTNNVWLVARRDQRLSFARLEDLRGRRICVRRGTSYGDAFDAARGQLFQVEQVDGDLRSRVRMMLGGRCDLVPGSHRSSRAGFERRLAEGANFLPQVEVLPTPLSSESIHFAVAREAPLAAAMARVNTGLRTQRAAIQALLDEDS; from the coding sequence ATGTCGATGCGACGCCGCCAGGCCTTGATTGCCGCCCTGGCCCCGGTGGCGGCCGCGGCTGGAGCGGCCGAGCCCCAGCGTCCGCTGCCAGTGGCCGTGGCACCCAGCCTGACGCCCGAGTTCGTGCAGAAACTGCTGAAGTTGGTGGCCGAGGGCGGTGGCTTCGAATGGCAGGTCCAGGTCGTGCCCTGGGCGCGGGCGCTGCAGCTGGCGGAGCTGGGCCAGGCCATCGCTTTCGGCGTGGCCCGCAACAGCCATCGCGAGGCGGTGTTCGAGTTCTCGGAAACGGTCTACACCAACAACGTCTGGCTGGTGGCAAGGCGTGACCAGCGGCTGAGCTTTGCCAGGCTCGAAGACCTGCGAGGCCGACGCATTTGCGTGCGGCGGGGCACCAGCTATGGCGACGCCTTCGATGCCGCGCGCGGCCAGCTGTTCCAGGTCGAGCAGGTGGACGGTGACCTGCGCAGCCGGGTGCGCATGATGCTCGGCGGCCGTTGCGACCTGGTGCCGGGCTCGCATCGCAGCAGCCGGGCCGGCTTCGAGCGCCGCCTGGCCGAGGGCGCCAACTTCCTGCCCCAGGTCGAGGTGCTGCCCACGCCCCTGTCCAGTGAAAGCATTCATTTCGCGGTGGCCCGCGAAGCCCCGCTGGCTGCCGCGATGGCTCGCGTCAATACCGGCCTGCGCACACAGCGTGCGGCCATCCAGGCGCTGCTCGACGAAGACAGCTGA
- the pyk gene encoding pyruvate kinase encodes MTRATKIVATLGPASSSPEILERMIRAGVDVVRLNFSHGKAQDHIDRARLVREAAAAAGKEVAIMADLQGPKIRVGKFENGKIELVNGTPFILDADRTELGNEQAVGLDYKELPRDVKPGDTLLLNDGLLVLTVESVRGAAVHTIVKVGGELSNNKGINKQGGGLTAPALTGKDMEDIKTAMSFQCEYLAVSFPKNATDMEMARQLANVAGEPYRHKPAMIAKIERYEAIPHLESILKASDGIMVARGDLAVEVGNAAVPALQKRMIKMARELDKVAITATQMMESMIVNPVPTRAEVSDVANAVLDGTDAVMLSAETAAGKYPVETIEQMAAIALEAERAEFVSLDTDFAGRQFGRIDQSIAMGALFTAYHLGCKAILALTESGSTALWMSRHRIQVPIFALTTKQVSQRKMCLYRNVRPLIMPSFDDRDVALAAAEKILVDKGVLMPGDTYAITCGEPMGYPGGTNMLKVCRVE; translated from the coding sequence ATGACCCGAGCCACCAAGATCGTCGCCACGTTGGGGCCGGCGTCGTCTTCTCCCGAGATCCTGGAGCGCATGATCCGGGCCGGCGTCGACGTGGTGCGCTTGAACTTCTCGCACGGCAAGGCCCAGGACCATATCGACCGCGCCCGCCTGGTGCGCGAGGCGGCCGCCGCGGCCGGCAAGGAAGTGGCCATCATGGCCGACCTGCAGGGCCCCAAGATCCGCGTCGGCAAGTTCGAAAACGGCAAGATCGAGCTGGTCAACGGCACGCCCTTCATCCTCGATGCCGACCGCACCGAGCTGGGCAATGAGCAGGCCGTGGGCCTGGACTACAAGGAGCTGCCGCGCGACGTGAAGCCGGGCGACACGCTCTTGCTGAACGACGGCCTGCTGGTGCTGACCGTGGAGTCGGTGCGGGGCGCGGCGGTGCACACCATCGTCAAGGTCGGCGGCGAGCTGTCCAACAACAAGGGCATCAACAAGCAGGGCGGCGGCCTCACGGCACCGGCCCTGACCGGCAAGGACATGGAAGACATCAAGACCGCGATGTCCTTCCAGTGCGAATACCTGGCGGTGAGCTTCCCCAAGAACGCCACCGACATGGAGATGGCGCGCCAGCTGGCCAACGTGGCCGGCGAGCCCTATCGCCACAAGCCGGCCATGATCGCCAAGATCGAGCGCTACGAAGCCATCCCGCACCTCGAGTCCATCCTGAAGGCCAGCGACGGCATCATGGTGGCCCGCGGCGACCTGGCCGTTGAAGTCGGCAATGCCGCCGTGCCGGCGCTGCAGAAGCGCATGATCAAGATGGCCCGTGAGCTGGACAAGGTGGCGATCACCGCGACCCAGATGATGGAGTCCATGATCGTCAACCCGGTGCCGACGCGTGCCGAGGTGTCCGACGTGGCCAATGCCGTGCTGGACGGCACCGACGCCGTGATGCTCAGCGCCGAGACGGCCGCCGGCAAGTACCCGGTCGAGACCATCGAGCAGATGGCGGCGATCGCGCTGGAAGCCGAGCGCGCCGAGTTCGTCAGCCTGGACACCGACTTCGCCGGCCGCCAGTTCGGCCGCATCGACCAGTCCATCGCCATGGGCGCGCTGTTCACCGCCTACCACCTGGGCTGCAAGGCCATCCTCGCGCTGACCGAGTCCGGTTCGACCGCGCTGTGGATGAGCCGCCATCGCATCCAGGTGCCGATCTTTGCGCTGACCACCAAGCAGGTCAGCCAGCGCAAGATGTGCCTGTACCGCAATGTGCGCCCTCTGATCATGCCGAGCTTCGACGACCGGGACGTGGCCCTGGCCGCGGCCGAGAAGATCCTGGTGGACAAGGGCGTGCTGATGCCGGGTGACACCTATGCGATCACCTGCGGCGAACCCATGGGCTACCCGGGCGGCACGAATATGCTGAAGGTCTGCCGGGTCGAGTAA
- a CDS encoding phosphoribosylaminoimidazolesuccinocarboxamide synthase: protein MTAALLESKIHSLPLLGRGKVRENYAVGNDRILMIASDRISAYDVIMGEPIPGKGALLTEMALFWFKQLDGIVPNHLTGDDPLSVVAEDEREQVRGRTMLVKRLKPVPIEAVVRGYLAGSGWAEYQHNGQVCGVALPAGLQNASKLPEPIFTPATKAEMGDHDENIDFERCVAIIGRELAEEVRRVSIALYQRAADYALTKGIIIADTKFEFGLDEQGRLTLMDEVLTPDSSRYWPAESYAVGSNPPSYDKQYLRDWLEQAQVDGKPWGKVAPAPQLPAEVIAQTAAKYREALERLTR from the coding sequence ATGACTGCTGCCCTGCTCGAATCCAAGATCCATTCCCTGCCGCTGCTCGGCCGCGGCAAGGTCCGCGAGAACTATGCGGTCGGCAACGACCGCATCCTGATGATCGCCAGCGACCGGATTTCGGCCTACGACGTGATCATGGGCGAGCCGATTCCGGGCAAGGGCGCCCTGCTGACCGAGATGGCGCTGTTCTGGTTCAAGCAGCTGGACGGCATCGTGCCCAACCACCTGACCGGCGACGATCCGCTCTCGGTGGTGGCCGAGGACGAGCGCGAGCAGGTGCGCGGCCGCACCATGCTGGTCAAGCGCCTCAAGCCCGTGCCGATCGAGGCCGTGGTGCGGGGCTACCTGGCCGGCAGCGGCTGGGCCGAGTACCAGCACAACGGCCAGGTCTGCGGCGTGGCTTTGCCGGCCGGTCTGCAGAACGCCTCTAAGCTGCCCGAACCCATCTTCACGCCGGCCACCAAGGCCGAAATGGGCGACCACGACGAGAACATCGACTTCGAGCGCTGCGTGGCCATCATCGGCCGCGAGCTGGCCGAGGAAGTGCGCCGCGTGTCGATCGCGCTCTACCAGCGGGCCGCCGACTACGCGCTGACCAAGGGCATCATCATTGCCGACACCAAGTTCGAATTCGGCCTGGACGAGCAGGGACGGCTGACGCTGATGGACGAGGTGCTGACGCCCGACTCCTCGCGCTACTGGCCGGCCGAAAGCTATGCGGTGGGCAGCAACCCGCCCTCGTATGACAAGCAGTACCTGCGCGACTGGCTCGAGCAGGCCCAGGTGGATGGCAAGCCCTGGGGCAAGGTGGCACCGGCGCCGCAGTTGCCGGCCGAAGTGATCGCACAAACCGCGGCCAAGTACCGCGAGGCATTGGAACGACTGACACGCTGA
- a CDS encoding DUF4325 domain-containing protein, translating into MTVRLSLDQMTLWITAAAREHSLDLADHVAEKTGASRRSAQSALRRLAEANWLVRGGSRNRPVWAPGALRQVARSYTLYGLQEDLPWQRDFAPHFALPKHVEQMVRHAFTELVNNAADHSGGSSVTVSLRQTPTHAQLLVSDDGCGVFDKICTTFDIPDAQHAMLELSKGRLTSQPEQHTGRGLFFSSQLADVFDIHANGTAFQRRAWESTGWTKGRPLPRQGSSIYMAISLETTRTLDQVMEAWSLAGDGIEFDRTKVSLRLLAGEGQALDSRAQARRVVARLPTFRKVEIDFGGVGEVGHGFVDELFRVFARAHPEVELVAVGATPRIQALVESARRG; encoded by the coding sequence ATGACCGTCCGCCTCTCCCTCGACCAGATGACGCTGTGGATCACCGCGGCGGCGCGCGAGCATTCACTGGACCTGGCCGACCATGTGGCCGAGAAGACCGGCGCCAGTCGCCGTTCGGCCCAGTCGGCGCTACGGCGCCTGGCCGAGGCCAACTGGCTGGTGCGCGGCGGCTCGCGCAACCGGCCGGTCTGGGCGCCCGGCGCCCTGCGCCAGGTGGCGCGCAGCTACACGCTGTACGGCCTGCAGGAAGACCTGCCCTGGCAGCGCGACTTCGCCCCGCATTTCGCCCTGCCCAAGCATGTGGAGCAGATGGTGCGCCATGCCTTCACCGAACTGGTCAACAACGCGGCCGACCACAGCGGCGGCAGCAGCGTCACCGTCTCGCTGCGCCAGACGCCCACCCATGCCCAGTTGCTGGTCTCTGACGATGGCTGCGGCGTGTTCGACAAGATCTGCACCACCTTCGACATTCCCGATGCCCAGCACGCGATGCTGGAGCTCAGCAAGGGCCGCTTGACCAGCCAGCCCGAGCAGCACACCGGCCGCGGCCTGTTCTTCAGCTCGCAGCTGGCCGATGTGTTCGACATCCATGCCAACGGCACGGCCTTCCAGCGCCGCGCCTGGGAATCCACCGGCTGGACCAAGGGCCGGCCGCTGCCGCGCCAGGGCAGCTCGATCTACATGGCGATCTCGCTGGAGACCACGCGCACGCTGGACCAGGTGATGGAAGCCTGGAGCCTGGCCGGCGACGGCATCGAATTCGACCGCACCAAGGTCAGCCTGCGCCTGCTGGCCGGCGAAGGCCAGGCACTCGATTCGCGCGCCCAGGCCCGCCGCGTGGTGGCGCGCCTGCCCACCTTCCGCAAGGTAGAGATCGATTTCGGCGGCGTTGGCGAGGTCGGCCACGGCTTCGTCGACGAGCTGTTTCGTGTGTTCGCCCGGGCTCATCCGGAGGTGGAGCTGGTGGCCGTGGGTGCCACGCCGCGCATCCAGGCCCTGGTGGAGAGCGCGCGACGCGGCTGA